TGCTCGCGCCACTCGCGCGTCCACGCGCCGAGCCGGTCGAGGGCGGCGGGGGTGCCCGCCAGGAAGAGGTCGCCGGAGGGGCAGAGCAGGGCCACGCCGCCCGGCTCCGAGCAGCCGACGCCCCAGCCGTGGGCGCCGAGGGAGGCGGTGGTGAGGCCGTCGGGGCGGGCGGCCATGAGGTAGGCGTGCAGGTCCACGGCGCCCGGCCAGCCGGCGCCGCCGCGCCCGTCGGTGATCATCAGTTCGAGCAGGCGCATGCCGACGACGGGCTCGTGGGCGCGCAGCCACTCGGCGGCCACCCACCACATGCGGCCCGCCGCGTCGCGGGTCAGCGCGTCCACGCCGTAGGAGGGCACCGGCCACTGGTCCTGCGGCTCGGGCCTGGCCTCGGCGAAGCCGCCGGGCATCAGCAGGTCGGCGGTGAGCTGGTCGGGGGTGGCGCCCCGGCGCAGGCGGGCCACGCCCATGGCGCGGGCCAGCGGGGCCAGGTGCACCGGGCTGACGAGCACCGCCCCCGGCACCGCCTGCCGCACCCAGACGTCCGGGATCCGGACGGGCGCGACCCAGGCGATCACCCGGTCGTAGCGCGAGTCCGGAGCCCAGCGCGTGC
The nucleotide sequence above comes from Nonomuraea gerenzanensis. Encoded proteins:
- a CDS encoding protein-L-isoaspartate O-methyltransferase family protein → MTQAGDAIAGEAVRRALASVDGTAYTVLPGGARMPHLPDPAVVAGMLERLEVGPGHRVLEVGTGSGFSAAVLSRLVGPGGQVTSIDIEARLSRRAARLLADDGCGNVRLVTGDGTRWAPDSRYDRVIAWVAPVRIPDVWVRQAVPGAVLVSPVHLAPLARAMGVARLRRGATPDQLTADLLMPGGFAEARPEPQDQWPVPSYGVDALTRDAAGRMWWVAAEWLRAHEPVVGMRLLELMITDGRGGAGWPGAVDLHAYLMAARPDGLTTASLGAHGWGVGCSEPGGVALLCPSGDLFLAGTPAALDRLGAWTREWREHGQPGMSGLTPRLHRRGSGWDVRAVVPPR